One stretch of Chthoniobacterales bacterium DNA includes these proteins:
- a CDS encoding DNA-binding protein — protein MDSVIEAKELQIERKRFHVEFRENDRGKFLRITEEAHGRRNTIIVPSTGVNDFTAAIGEVLGINGQAPGP, from the coding sequence ATGGATAGCGTGATCGAAGCCAAGGAACTGCAAATCGAGCGGAAGCGTTTTCACGTGGAATTCCGTGAGAACGACCGTGGAAAATTCCTTCGCATTACCGAGGAAGCACACGGCCGCCGGAACACGATCATTGTGCCGAGCACGGGCGTAAATGATTTCACCGCGGCGATCGGCGAAGTGCTGGGAATTAACGGTCAAGCCCCCGGTCCGTAG
- the rnr gene encoding ribonuclease R: protein MKENENQLREQILRLLRAPKYRPLDKVELAKALGRKSGVRMNLNAILREMEQAGEIARIRKNRYVLPSEADLVTGTLSVHQAGYAFLPRETPGEQDLFIAAENTGTAMHGDKVVARITRDERFARAKGRDRAEGRVIRILERAHDTIVGTLEQSKNFFYVVPDDPRIVHNVYVHSPSVAAVSDRRERGLPADADRRSETAATGRTARRGDKVVVRLESWESRHVNPEGEIIEVLGASSAPGVDMLSIIRKYHLPTEFPKPVLEEAERIPEIVAEEMFEGREDLRGKFIVTIDPDDARDFDDAIDVERIQGGGWKLGVHIADVAAYVKPGNALDREARKRGNSVYLPDRVIPMLPERLSNGVCSLNPDVNRLTHSVFLEFTKEGRTKTARFARTVIRSAKRLTYRQAYAILKGPARDQLSERLQVAWELASVLRKNRFRDGSLDLDFPEVKVRLDPEGKPIELERIENDESHQLIEEFMLAANEAVARELKNRLVPTIYRVHENPDPEKLGEYRELILSYGYKVGDLSKRTELQRLLASLRGKPEEQALKIGLLKSLKRARYAPQPLGHYGLAKNNYAHFTSPIRRYADLVVHRGLAGLEAPSGKGGARRPSQLDMGSVATIAEHISETERVAAEAEMDGVKMKKLEFFQRQLDARDPQVFRATVLEVKNFGLLVELPDVLLTGLIHVSSLTDDFYVYEAAQRRLIGRQSRRRFSVGDQLKVYVARVDIFKRQVDFAIAEERPAKTRSRSSRRR, encoded by the coding sequence TGGAGCAGGCCGGCGAAATCGCGCGAATCAGGAAGAACCGTTATGTCCTTCCTTCGGAAGCCGATCTGGTGACGGGAACGCTCTCTGTTCATCAAGCGGGTTACGCCTTTCTCCCACGGGAAACACCGGGCGAGCAGGACCTGTTCATCGCCGCCGAGAACACCGGCACGGCCATGCATGGCGACAAGGTGGTGGCCCGCATCACCCGCGACGAGCGCTTTGCCCGGGCCAAAGGCCGCGATCGCGCCGAAGGACGTGTTATCCGCATTCTCGAACGCGCGCACGACACGATCGTCGGCACGCTCGAGCAATCGAAGAACTTCTTTTACGTCGTGCCCGACGATCCCCGCATCGTCCATAACGTTTACGTTCATAGCCCATCTGTAGCGGCGGTCTCAGACCGCCGAGAACGTGGCTTGCCTGCGGACGCGGATCGGCGGTCTGAGACCGCCGCTACAGGGCGGACAGCTCGCCGCGGCGACAAAGTGGTGGTTCGCCTCGAGTCGTGGGAATCGCGCCACGTTAATCCGGAAGGCGAAATCATCGAAGTGCTCGGCGCCAGTTCCGCACCGGGCGTGGACATGCTTTCGATTATCCGGAAGTACCATCTGCCAACGGAATTTCCGAAGCCAGTCCTCGAGGAAGCAGAACGGATTCCGGAAATCGTCGCCGAGGAAATGTTCGAAGGACGCGAAGACCTGCGCGGCAAATTCATCGTCACGATCGATCCGGATGACGCGCGCGATTTTGACGACGCCATCGACGTCGAACGAATCCAAGGCGGCGGCTGGAAGCTCGGTGTCCATATTGCGGATGTGGCCGCCTACGTGAAGCCCGGGAATGCCCTCGACCGGGAAGCGCGCAAACGCGGCAACAGCGTTTACCTGCCCGATCGAGTGATTCCCATGTTGCCGGAACGGCTAAGTAATGGCGTCTGCAGCCTGAATCCAGACGTGAATCGGCTCACTCACTCCGTCTTCCTGGAATTTACGAAAGAGGGCCGAACGAAAACAGCGCGATTTGCCCGGACGGTGATCCGAAGCGCGAAGCGCCTGACTTACCGTCAGGCCTACGCGATTCTAAAGGGCCCGGCGCGCGACCAATTGAGCGAACGGCTCCAGGTCGCCTGGGAACTCGCCAGCGTCCTTCGGAAGAATCGTTTCCGGGACGGCTCCCTCGATCTCGATTTCCCGGAGGTGAAAGTGCGCCTCGATCCCGAGGGCAAGCCGATCGAGCTCGAACGGATTGAGAACGACGAGTCGCATCAATTGATCGAGGAATTCATGCTGGCCGCCAATGAAGCCGTCGCGCGCGAGCTTAAGAATCGGCTCGTCCCCACGATTTACCGCGTCCACGAAAATCCGGACCCGGAGAAGCTGGGCGAGTATCGGGAGCTGATCCTGAGCTACGGCTACAAAGTGGGCGACCTGAGCAAACGCACCGAACTGCAACGGCTTCTCGCTTCCCTCCGCGGCAAACCGGAGGAACAGGCGCTCAAGATCGGCCTCCTGAAGAGCCTCAAGCGCGCCCGCTACGCGCCTCAGCCGCTCGGCCATTACGGGTTGGCGAAAAACAACTACGCCCATTTCACCAGCCCGATCCGGCGTTATGCGGACCTCGTGGTCCATCGCGGACTCGCCGGACTTGAAGCCCCATCTGGCAAGGGCGGCGCGCGGCGTCCCTCCCAACTCGACATGGGATCTGTCGCGACGATTGCCGAACATATTTCCGAGACCGAGCGCGTCGCAGCCGAGGCGGAAATGGACGGCGTGAAGATGAAAAAGCTGGAATTCTTCCAGCGTCAACTCGACGCCCGCGACCCGCAGGTCTTCCGGGCCACCGTTCTCGAAGTCAAAAACTTCGGGCTCCTCGTCGAGCTGCCGGACGTTTTGCTTACCGGACTCATCCACGTCTCATCGCTCACCGACGACTTTTACGTCTATGAGGCAGCCCAGCGGCGCCTCATCGGCCGGCAATCTCGCCGCAGATTTTCGGTCGGCGACCAGTTGAAGGTTTATGTCGCCCGGGTCGACATCTTCAAACGCCAGGTCGATTTCGCCATCGCCGAGGAACGCCCCGCCAAAACCCGCAGCCGCTCCTCGCGCAGGCGCTAA